The genomic region ATCTTCATGACCCAGTGTGCCTCCGACACAGCCAGCCCTGACCTCTCTGCTGTCACCTGCCTGTACGCACTAGGCAGTCCACGGTTCATCTCACCCAGCATTATGTCCTACGATTATGTTCAGTATTTTGACAAAGGGATTGATCCAAAGAGATTGAAAACAATCAAGTTAATAATCAATTGATCCAAACCGAAAGAAAATACCTTGTTTGAAAAAACAGCTGTAGGAAACAGGACACAAAGTGAATagaattgtatatatattttctagCGAATAGTATACCACTGAGCAATTCAAACCAAACCCTTCCTCACAGGGGTAGTATACAGTATCTCAAAGTGATGTAACGGCAGTATTTATTTTCCCCCTTCAGGTTTGTCTGTGTCGCTATGATCGCAGTTCCTCTCGCGGCCACACTGCTCACTGCCCTCATCAGGTGGCAGCACCACAAAGTAGTGAACCCTGGGGTGCCTCGGGGGTCTTCTTCCCTTACCGCTACCTCTAACCTGTATGGGACCCTGTCGCCCAACGGCACCCCTAGTGGCAGGAATGATACGAAAAACAATGTTCACGCTGTGCAGCAGCTGGGCGAGATGGGCGGCAGcagatcagaggaggaggatacgggtaacagtgtgtgtgtgtgtgtgtgtgtgtgtgtgtgtgtgtgtgtgtgtgtgtgtgtgtgtgtgtgtgtgtgtgtgtgtgtgtgtgtgtgtgtgtgtgtgtgtgtgtgtgtgtgtgtgtgtgtgtgtgtgtgtgtgtgtgtgaatctgcgtgcgcgcgtgtgtgcctctgcctgtgtctgtttgtgtgcatgtctttgcatggcaacatgcacgtgtgtggtgtgtgtgtgtatatgtttgtgtgttttctaccACATCACACATCCCTTGAAGTCAGTTGAGTcagaaaaaacagacacacttcATAGTGCCTGATTACTTGATTACTTTGATCAATTTAATTACAACAGCATCCATAAAAATATTGTAATATTTTGAATATATTCTTATGAAAATATTCATATTGTACAGGAAAATATTTGTGTACAACTGATAGATAAAATCGGAAGATCTGCAGCTACTGACATGGAAAACATATCGTTATTGACATCCCCACGACCCTCGCACTGAGGCCCAGTTCTGGCTCGCGGGCCACCGATTGAGAACCGTTGTAGTATCCTCACCGGTCCATgtcgtcccctcccctccaggctATGTGTACTGGTGCCTCCAGGCGTTCTCCCTGCAGAACACCACCCAGGGTGTGCTCAgcaccacctcttcctcctccacctccgcagACCCAGTGGGGAGCTACGCCTCGGTGAACGGCATCCGAATCCTCAGCCTCCTCTGGATCATCTGCGGCCACAGCACCCAGCTCAGCGCCTGGAACAACCTGGGTGAGGttcccccccccggctcccTGGGGATCTGGCCGGTCAGGCTCTCAAGTCCGTCGAGTCAAGTCCGTCAGAGTCCATTGTGGTTTTTGATCACTTAagagtctcaaagggcttcaaacTCCTAACCCTAAGCCCTCTGAGGTGAAAGGTATGCATATGTTTTCAACATCCTTAAAAACGGAAAAGCCTTTCAGTCTTAGGTAAAAGAGAGGTAGAAAATAACACCTAAGCCAGTGCAGACCGGCATAAGTATTATCAAAATATTAAAGCCACAACTGAGCCATGATTTAAAAGGGCTTCACTGTGGATGCATCGCTCGGATTCTCTGGATCGAAGCAGAGGAAACCTTGAGGAGGAACACAGAACTACTCTATCCAAAGATGGTTAGGCGGGCAATGGGTAGCAACTGGGAAAGCATCGAATGGTGAGGGTGTTCTTGAACGGTCGTGTCTTCTCTGTTCTAGATAATGAAAAGGAATGGAAGAAGACGGTAGAAAGCAGCCCACTGTACGTGTTTGCCTTCAGCGGGCCAGTCTACCTTGGCGTGGACACCTTCCTCCTTCTGGGGTAAGGTAGGAGAACCCTGCTGCCCCAGTCAATCCTACTCTATGTGGATTGTGATTCAGTGACATGTGGGTACTGTCTGTGTTGCAGTGGTCTACTCAGCGCAAGGTCTCTGCTGGGATCcatccagagggctgaggacaAATTGAGCCGGGGTCTGGTGGCCCACTTCATCTTCAAGAGGTTCAAAAGGTGCCAAGACGGGTTCATAATAGATCCATAAACTCAATGTGATGTGACTATCCATCACGATACACGGACAATCAATGTTTCTGTATCACTTTAACTGCGTGTCCATGTGTCTGTTTAGCTACCTGGGCTGAGACGCTACTGTGCAAAACGACACAAGTAGCCTGCCGTCTGGCTGTCTGCTGTGTGCATAGACTCACCCCCTGTCTCCCTAGGGTGCAGCCCCTGCATCTCTTCATCGTGTGTCTGTCCATCGGCTTCTACTCCGTGGCCCAGAGAGGGGCCTTCTGGTTCATAGCCGAGGACCAGGTCATCAACTGCAAGAAGTACTGGTGGTCCAACTTACTGCTGGTCAACAACCTGTTCACCATCACGGACATCGTGAGTTCAAACTCTTCCGACACAATTTCGGATTTGGACCCGAGAGTTGAATGAAAGTGACATGACGTGATTATCTCATCTCCTTCGGCATTATCTTCATCATCGACAATCTTGTtgtaatgtggtgtgtgtgtgtgtgtgtgtgtgtgtgtgtgtgtgtgtgtgtgtgtgtgtgtgtgtgtgtgtgtgtgtgtgtgtgtgtgtgtgtttgtgtgtctgtgtgtgtgtctgtgtgtgtgtgtgtgtgtgtgtgtgtgtgtgtgtgtgtgtgtgtgtgtgtgtgtgtgtgtgtgtgtgtgtgtccgtgtgtgtgtgtgtggatgactgTGTGATTTTATCTGTATGTGATGCTGAAGAGTACCTGTgactctacgtgtgtgtgtgtgtgtgtgtgtgtgtgtgtgtgtgtgtgtgcgtgcgttcgtgcgtgcgtgcgtgcgtgcgtgcgtgcgtgcgtgcgtgcgtgcgtgcgtgcgtgcgtgcgtgcgtgcgtgtgtgtgtgtgtgtgtgcgtgtgtgtgtgcgtgtgtgttgtagtCTGTGTATTAGTGTAAAACagttcattttaaataaatatctacGTATCTGTTCTATGTTAGCACGTTGCACAAAACCCTCATCCTGAGTGGCGATCGTGTCAGACTGATGTGTGACAGTGcgatctgtgtgtctgtaccctGTCTCCACTGCAGTGCGCCCCCTGGACCTGGTATCTGTCCCTGGACTTCCAGTTCTACGTCACCACTCCTCTGCTCATTTACCTCTACAGGCTGTAAGTTATTACTACacattacattattataatCATAGTATTACACCACTCCTCTGCTCATTTACCTCAACAGACTGTAGGACAACAGTTATTACTGCACATTACATTAGTATTACACCATGACAAATTGTATAACTAACAGCCAAACTATATAAACCCTATTTATTTGTGAGCCACGAACAGGATAGAATCGCTCTAATGTATCGATTTATTAGAATAAACACTCATTGTGTTGGCTGTTGGACTGACATAAGATAGTGGTTTATAAGCACTTAGCATTGATTTTGCCCGCCTGTGTTTCTCCTTTCCAAACTTGTCCTCTGAATATTGATTAGTACCGTATCGATTGTTCCCAAGCTCCCCTTGTTGTAAGTCTCCTGAGAGCGTACAGACAGTGAACAGTGCGGTTGCGGTTGTGTGTGCACCCCAGTAACAGGTACGTGCTGCTGGTGGTCTCggccctcctgctgctgctgtcaggCCTGGCCAGTGCCGTCATCACTGCCCTGCTGCAGCTGCCAGTACACCAGCCCACCACCCTGTAAGGCACCGGCCTCACTAACACATGACAACATAGGTTATATGCATATTGGTTGACTTTGTCTGGAAACAAAAGAACAAtacaagaataaaaaaataaaaaggatttACATATTAGTATTTCTTTCTTCAATCAACAATCAATATCTTGATCGTTTTTATTGACATTCATTTTGTCGTCGTAAATCAACATAGGCTTACATGTATGTATTAATTTATAGATtagtattgttttatttaatcaaaatatatatatatataattttttttcagaaCCTATGAAAGCTATTTCCAGTATTACTACAACAAGCCGTACACCAGATACGGACCTTACCTAATAGGCATTCTGCTGGGTATATACATCACCAACAGGAGGGACCAGCTTCTCAAGCACCAGGTACACCCATCTGTTGCTCTTCACCATGGACTATCTTATTACTATGTTATTAGGGCGCATGGGTTAAGTGTATTAAGGCGAGACTGTGGGGATCGGGGATCGAACCgagtacctttcagctgggagttgaAAATTCTAGccactacactatcctgcctccattttggttgttgttgttcataTTATTATCATCCACTATCTTCCTTATCATCCATATTTCGTTGATCCCCTGGTTCTTCCCCTGGTTCTTCCCCTGGTTCTTCCCCTGGTTCTTCCCCTGGTTCTTCCCCTGGGTCCCCAGTGGCAGGCGGTGTTGGGCTGGGTCTCGTGTCTGGTGGGgatggcggcggtggtggtgctggccTACGTGCTGAAGGACGTCCCGGACCACCCGTCCGTCGCCCACGCCCTGTACCAGGGGGTCCACCGGCCCCTGTGGGCTCTGAGCGTGGCCTGGATCATACTAGCCTGTGAGGAGGGCTATGGAGGTGAGCCTGTTGGGtgctagtccccccccccccgtgtgggGGTTTATAAACGGCTTGTAATAGCTAATCACAGCCACAGCTGGGGGTATAATATGGATCCTTTAACATGTGcacattgattgctcaatgcacaacaggtgtgcagcctcactcaGCCCTTgagtccaatcagactgacTCAGGCCGGATGAGgctggttaaaccagccatcaaccacacaaTCCACACTCTTGTTTAAGCAACGAAACCTGGGACAATGTCCTCAGTCTCTGGTTGAGCGAAGCATGTAGCGTGGCCTGTGAGTCTAGCTGGGAGTTGCATAGTCTAACAAATCAGACTCCAGATAAATATCTAAAGTTGTCTGCTAAAGTTGATACTACACAATATCCTGATCTGCACTACAGGATTCATTTATTGTATATTAATGAATACAATTGCTTCCAGTTTTGCTGCTTTAAGTACATGATATtgcttgtttttatgaatgttCAGTCagcatcccccctctctctctctctctctctctctctctctctctctctctctctctctctctctctctctctctctctctctctctctctctctctctctctctctctctctctctctctcgtcatggttctatcgctctctctttcacatCTCCCTAACCCTCCCCTAGGCCTGGTCCACAGCCTGCTGTCTCTGGGTGTGTGGGCCCCTCTGTCTCACATCAGCTTCTCCTGCTACCTCATCCACCccttcctcatcatcctctACAACGGCAAGCAGGAGACCACCATGCACTTCACCAACTTCAACTTTGTAAGAGACCCCCCAACACTACACCAAACATCAACCTTGTGGGCCGCCCGTCTCTTGCGCAGTGCATTAAAAGGGCAGGTGTTGATGATTGGCTGCTGTAGACGCAGGCGAAGGCTCTCTCTGCACCAGTGCTTGTGCTCAAGGTTCAATGTGTCCTGGAGATTCTGAGTATAGTCCACCAAAAGCCATAACTCTGTGTCGTCTGTTTAATGAGATTAAGTGATGTGTCGTACTTAATGGATATCTATACGTGGAATCTTCCCAACTAGTCAATATATAAATGACAAGGAAAACCTTTTGGAAAGATGCGTGTATCTTACAGTGGCTGGCTGTTCGACGCAGAAGTTTAATTTTGCCTTGAAGAGTAATGCGTCTGAGGTTTAAAACTTGTCCCCTTGTTGCTGTGAGTAAGCGGAAGCCTTTGTTTCATGGCAACAAGGCATTCAGATTCTGATTGCTGCTAAAGTGGAACGTGAGGGAATGATGATGTAATACAATCCCTGAATAATCCAGGTTATGGTGTAAGCCTATAGGAAGATTACATCGATGAACTATCACTATTTAGACAATTGAATATAGTTTCACAGACACAAGTCAAGGCCACAATATAGGTAGTCAGGTAGCCAGGTGAAGATTATAGAAAAATATACTTTTTGATAATACATACAGAGGCATCTCTATAGAATGTGGAGCTGGATAGAGAGTAATGTGGAGCCGTAGAGCGTGATTTTCTTATgttggggtggagggaggagggataaGGTCTTGCCGGTGACCATGTTGAGGAGGGATAGTGGCTCTAAGAGATCCATGATCAGGTGTTTTTGTAATATATTTGATCTCCTTTTACCGTAATATATGTGATATGAGTGATACATGTGATTCACTCGTCTCCTGTCTGTCTTGACCCTCTAGATGTACCTGTTCCTGGGTCATGTGACCCTCACGCTGGCGGCTGGCTACGTCCTCACGGTGCTGGTGGAGAAACCATACCTCTTCCTGCGGAGAAGCAGTGGATAGAGGGTAGACATCATCCCATTCATCCAGCTCCACCGAGAATGGAATCTATAGTCTGATTCAACTCAGCTCTTGGGTTCTGTGAGGGTCTGACCCGAACACAGTTTAAAATGTTGATAGGATCGATCGTTTGATGGAATCCCCATTGCCAACGGCATTAAATGCACATCAAATACACACTGATCACAGACCTGACCACATCGAGTAGGTTAAACATAGATATTATGCATCATATGCAAGCTATTTGATAGAAACTtctttaaatatgtatatgacTGTATCATAGTAATAAAGTCACATTGAAAGGAAAGCATGTTCCTTTACTCTGTTTTGCCTGCATGAGTAGTTCTATTTACAGAACTAGCCACATCAAAGTGCTTTAGCCTAGTTAGATTAAGGGTCGGATAAGTGGTTTAATAAGCCTCTTGACAAATCAACTGTCAGTGTTTCACCAAGGGAAATTTTCCGTCATTAAACCGAGTTAGAATTTCAAGGTGtaaatatgattattatgatcTACAATCTCAGAGCGCCAGGCAGTGACTCACGCCCGAGCGATGGGGGCAGGAGGCCTATGCTCGAAGGCCTTTAAAATGGCGTCCTCTGGGGGACGATTGGGTAAACAGCAGTTTTTGATCCAATCAAACCCTCTGTGGTTTGATTGTGATTTATGAAAGTAACAATTCACAATACTGGAATAATGACACCAATTCTGACATCATCTGGAATCTACACTTCATGGCAATCCCTTCAGTGGTGAATAAGAACGGAGAGAGGCCACATGGCCCAAATTGTTATTACGTTGTTATTTTATAATTATAACAAATATATAATTGCAGAAACAAGTGTAATCAAGTATAATGAAGACCAATCATTTCAATTGTTTAGATTCGAGCCCCCAACAAACAGGTTAATTAATCTGGAGAAACTCTGTAATCTTTTATACAAACAGAGCACCAATAGGACTACAGGATGTACCAATACTTGTGTGTAAAGGGATGGTATGTTCTTCCCCAGTGCATACATAAGTGTACTTGGAATAAAGTTCCACAGTTTTGGAATCAGGGGTCTACAAGTCTGGATCTGACAAATAACTTACTGTTGCTATTTGTTTACTATTGGGTACCTATTAGATTATGACagggtatatatgtgtgtgtagaaaaGGCTAACTTAATAATATTCGAACCTGATTTATCTTGTCCTGGTTCATGTGGAATATACCTTTAATGACATGTCATTCATAGTTCTTAGGTCCATGTTTATTTTCTAGAATCTGTGTGTTGGCTTGTGGTAGCGTGGGAATAAATAACATAATTTTTATTCCAATGTCTTGTTCCTGACCCAACACCTGTGGCGGTTTAAATATACCGGATCCTAGCCTAGtgacatttatattttataattcaCTCTTTACACACTGAGCAATAAGTACATAACTCATTTTTTCAATTCATGTTTAATATTTTGacacacaaattaaaaaaaggttttgttCAAAATATTGTTTCTACAAATAAAGGTTCCAAATGGGCTATCAGATTGTGTTTGTATAAATATTGTAGCTGCCATGTCACTTAATGTTACCAGGGAGGAACTGCCAGGGTTTAAGATTGCAGCCTGTATACTGAGTAATGGTGGGGGATACGGCTGAGTCAtgttctcacacaaacacatacgtacACTTCTACGATCGCCAGAAGGCGCGGTTTCTCCATGAAGGTTTTTCCTGGGAGCCAGTCCAttctgccagagagagagagagagagagagagagagagagagagagagagagagagagagagagagagagagagagagagagagagagagagagagagagagagagcttcagaCTCCAGCTAGTGGGCAGATCGTGCGACAACATGGTTTAAATATATCATGCTTGGGTAAGATGACTCTCTACTTGTACAGCTCTCCGTTCATACACATTACTCCACAGGGTCAAGCCAAAAGCCAAAACTCGACAACAACATATCCCAATCCCGTAATTATTTTCCACTGCTTGTTGTCTTCTCTTTATAGCTGCTGATGTAATAAGGTCATGTTAGTCAAGTGATGTTAGTCACCATATCTAAAAGAGTATCATACCAATCATGTAATATCAAATCAAAGAGTCTCCAGCAGGCTTGCAACTCATTGATAATTGAGAGGGTCAGTTATCAATGAGTTGCATCCAAAACTCACAAGTTAATTGGGAGACATATTGGCTCAATGCATTTTTTAGTTTTAAGATGATTTGTGCTAAAAATGACACATCATCCCAAACTCAGTTTGATGTCAGCAATATAGGCCTATACGCATCCAGACGAACACAATAACAGACGTTATCACAAAATATATACGATGAATGAAACAACTACAGCTTATGTGagtttttttcttaattttgtatgtgttattttgtgtgttagCATGCGTGTGTCAATTTctcctgtttgtttatttgatcaCTCAGTTTTTACCCAACTTCCAAGATGATCCTTAACCTTAACCCCCTAATAATGTAAGCACTAGTTCACCTGCAATAGTTTATGCATAAGAAAGAATTAACAATTAAATATTCGTAAATCTTTCACTCAAGCATCATAAATGAGAAGAGGTTGGTCAGCAACcttttacacacacatccacaccaatacacacacccacagccatacatacacacccaacacaaacccaaccacatacacaaagtcccagatacacacaaacacacacactgcaaaaaCACACGgccaactcacacaaacaaaggcacatacacacacacacgacatgcCCAACAGAGACATAcccaacacacaaagaaaagcacacagacacacaaacacccaacacacaaacacaaccctttcacacacacgccaaaacacatacacacaaacacacacacgcacacacagtcactacTTTCTGGACTCCCTAAATAGAAGTTTACAACGTGCTGTTTTTAAGACAGTGGCACACCTGTCTGTTCCACTGACAAGAAAAGTTGACGTAACCTCTGAAATCCAGGTAATGAAACTGTCCTGGAGAATCATTTTGCAACAACATACGACCTCTTTATACACTGAATGGTCTGACTTTGAACATGTTGGATAACTATGACTATTATCCGACATAGTTCTATTGTTTCAGAAAGATAAAGGAAGTCTGTTAGGCTACATGCATTATAAAATGTAACAATATAACAAGATCGTGAGAAAAAGTGACaggaaaactaaaaaaaataaaggttatAGGATGCTATAGAATATTAATTCGCTTTCACTGCCATTGAATGGGTTCTTTCAATCTGTTCACTGGTTGTTACAGTGCAGATGTCTACGCTTCATCAGCTAATACAACACCACAAATGTGTGTCTTGACACAGAGTTTAGCACCAAGCAAGCTGAGAAGGAATTTGAAGAGAGTACAGTAATTAATAATCATGTTGTTATTTCTGTGTTGACACtggtgttttcaaagtgatccgaTTCCCTCCCAGAAGACATGCTATAAAGGTCTCCTCCTTCCACATCGTTAGCTTTAGGTCAAGGATGGTTGCCCTTAAAGGCACCTATTGGGGCACGCCATCAGATGCCACAAGCTGTTGCTCTAATGGTCAAATACAAAGAACAatagactgactgactgactgactgactgactgactgactgactgattgagAGAGGGTCGGGGGAAAGGACATCATTTGAGATGGGACTGAAGGGTTTATTAAGAACGATGCATCCTTCACCTGAACGTCGTTCCTTTGGATCCATGGTTCTAATGGTCTGAGGGACAGCCAGTCCACTACAACTGCAGCTTTAGACTCTAAGTTAACCAATCAATGCTTATCCGAAACAAGGACCAAGCAAAGTGCACCTGCTCGGTTTTGCCGTGTTCTATTAACGTTTTGGCTGGTGTCATTCCTGAATTCCCCTTCTGGATTAGTGAAGTATTTGAGATATTCAATGATCTTAATCCATGTCTTAATGAATATGAATCACTTGATTGGATCCAATTAATCCAATCCTTAAACGGGCCAAGATATAAAACCATCCATCTGTGATTTAACATGACCCTTTAGAATCTAGAGGGTCATGTTAAATTTGATTTAACATGTTAG from Gadus morhua chromosome 19, gadMor3.0, whole genome shotgun sequence harbors:
- the oacyl gene encoding O-acyltransferase like protein; the encoded protein is MSRVWLALLLWAAGAAVGAPDGGRSLNVSDRCLSDVQVFLRDISLDPPQHYAALMYDAFGKMGSDVAGGNVNMPGSLQECLSVRGPAFSGQYCQVFLKQDNIQYFVGICVPDSCEEDEVETLVICEAFQVAESSLIPALPSILVSQSAQGIFMTQCASDTASPDLSAVTCLFVCVAMIAVPLAATLLTALIRWQHHKVVNPGVPRGSSSLTATSNLYGTLSPNGTPSGRNDTKNNVHAVQQLGEMGGSRSEEEDTGYVYWCLQAFSLQNTTQGVLSTTSSSSTSADPVGSYASVNGIRILSLLWIICGHSTQLSAWNNLDNEKEWKKTVESSPLYVFAFSGPVYLGVDTFLLLGGLLSARSLLGSIQRAEDKLSRGLVAHFIFKRFKRVQPLHLFIVCLSIGFYSVAQRGAFWFIAEDQVINCKKYWWSNLLLVNNLFTITDICAPWTWYLSLDFQFYVTTPLLIYLYRLNRYVLLVVSALLLLLSGLASAVITALLQLPVHQPTTLTYESYFQYYYNKPYTRYGPYLIGILLGIYITNRRDQLLKHQWQAVLGWVSCLVGMAAVVVLAYVLKDVPDHPSVAHALYQGVHRPLWALSVAWIILACEEGYGGLVHSLLSLGVWAPLSHISFSCYLIHPFLIILYNGKQETTMHFTNFNFMYLFLGHVTLTLAAGYVLTVLVEKPYLFLRRSSG